AAAAAGGTTTAGAAAACAATGATCAAATGAGAGCAGATGGCTTTAAAACAAATCATTGTGGTGGAATTCTAGGTGGAATTAGTACTGGTGCTGATATTGATGTAAAAGTTTATTTTAAACCAACGCCTTCAATCTTCTTAAAGCAAGAGACAGTTGATATTAATAATAATGAAGTTAATTGTGAGCTAAAAGGTAGACATGACCCTTGTGTTGCAATTAGAGGAAGTGTTGTTGCTGAATCTATGATGTCATTAGTTCTTGCAGATATGCTACTTTTAAATATGAGTAGTAAGCTTGAAAATATAAAAAAAGTTTACAATTAATAGGTAAATTTACTTAAGATTTAAGAATATTTCTGTAGTATTCATCCAAGCCTTTACTTTGGTCAAGTTGAAAGGACAGCGGAGTTTTCTCCGCTTTTTTTATGCTCGTTTTAATTTGTCTTGAACAAAATCACTAAATGTATTTAAAACACTTTTGTTTTCTGAAGCAATAAAAACTGATGTACCATTTACTTTTAATTCATTAAGAGGCAGATTCTCTTTTTGAGGTAAAATTAAAATTCTGTAATGGTTATCTTTACACTCTTTTAAAATATCTTCTTTTGTATGAGGATGAGTGTTTTTAACTAATTCTACTTCAGTTATTTGTTGTCCTGTTACATGAAGTACTGTAAGATATTTTGAATCTTCGAAAGAGCTTTCTACTTTTGAGAGATAACTCATTTTTTCATTTGTTGGGAACACTATTCTATACATAGTAACTCCTTGAATTTAAATAGGGTTGGAAAAGAAAGATTTTCAAAACATCAGTACAAATTAGAAAGAGTGAAAAAAAAGTAATGACTAGGGAAAAGACAATTATATATTTTGTTCCTAATTGTAACTGATGTTTAAAAATATATTCCATATAAGTAAATATAATATATTTAGTATGTAAAATAAGAAAACCATAATAGGTCACACTAAAAAAGAAGATCACACACACTTATTTTACAAACATGTAGGAATGAATGTTATATCACTTTATGAACATATGACCGAATTATAACAATTTTTTGAGCATATGTCAAGTATATTTTAAACATTTTATGATAAAATTTCACTATATAAATTACAAGGTTATTAATGGCTAGAGAAAAACTTCAAAGAAAACTTGAATTAAAACCAGTGTCCAAGTACTTTGGACCTAAAGATTTCAAAGCTACGCAAGATGTAATTTTACTTCATGAAGAGCTTGAAGCTATCCATTTGATGGATTCATTTTGTATGTATCAAGAAGATGCTGCAAAAAAAATGAATGTATCAAGAGCTACTTTTGCAAGAATTATCAAAAGTGCAAGAAAAAAAATCTCACTTGCTTTGATTACTGGAAGTAATATCAAAGTACATGAAATTAAAAATGAATTTCATATTGCTGTATGTTCAAATAGCAATACAGAATTAGATTATGCAGATGCAACTGCAAAATATATCTGGATCTACTTCATTAAAGACTATAAATTAAAATCTTCTAACTGTATTAATAATCCAATGTATGAAAATGAAGAAGAAGCAGCTTGTAATGTTTTACCAGATATTTTGTATGATTATAAAACAAACTACTTTTTACTTGAAAATATTGATTATGATTTAAAAATTTCTTTAATTGCAAAAGGTATTTATCCTATTTTACAAGAAGAAATCACTGAAGATAAACTTGTAGATATATTTCAATAAGAGAAAACTCTCTTATTGAATTTCATATTTTAACTCTTCTAATCTAGCTATTCTATCCTCAGTTGTAGGATGCGTTCTAAAGAAATCCCCAAATGAAGTCTTTTTACCTGAAAAAGGATTTACAATAAACATATGAGCTGTTTGCTCTGTTGCATTATGAATTTCATGCCCTCTTCTAGCATAATTTTCTAATTTTGCTAAAGCACTTTGTAAACCAGCAGGATTTTTAGTCATTCTTGCTGCACCCTCATCTGCCATATATTCTCTACTTCTACTAACTGTCATTTGTATTATTGAAGCTGCTAAAGGTAAAATTATAGCCATAATAATCATCACAATTGGATGAGCTCCTTGTCTATTATTCCCTCCAAACATTGCACCAAATTGCATCATATTTGCAATCATTGCAATTGCTCCTGCAAAAACTGCAGCTATTGTACCAATAAGAATATCATAATGTTTTATATGAGATAACTCATGGGCAATTACCCCTTCAAGTTCTTCCTCATTTAACATTTCATATAAACCCATGGTAACTGCAACTGCTGCATTTTCATGGTTTCTTCCTGTAGCAAAAGCATTAGGTGTATGGTCTGGTATTAAATAGACTTTTGGCATTGGAAGATTAGCTTTTTGTACAAGTTTTTGTGTAATTCTATATACTGGATGAGAGCTATCTTCTATTGGCGTTGCATTATAATGCTTTAATACTTGTTTATCTGAATAGTAGTATGCATAAAAGTTCATTCCTCCTGCTAGTAAAAATGCAATTAACATTCCATTTGAACCACCAAAAGAGTATCCTATAAATACAAATAATACTGTTAGAAGAGTTAATAAAAATACTGTTTTAATTTGTTCCATAATTCTCCTTTAAATTTTTTCTTAGTTTAACATCAAATAATTAATAGATGTTAAATAATTATATCTTTTTTAGTATGGAATCATCGTGGTATGGTACTTTTGCACTTGGTGTTTTTTTAGAAGTACTCTCTAAATGAACATCTTGGTCATCAAAGAAAATATCAGCACCAAAAGCCTCCACAACCTCATACTTATCTACTCCTCCTAAAAAGAAAGATTCATCAAGTCTTACTCCCCATTGAGAAAGTGTTCTAATTACCCTTTCATGTGCAGGGGAGTTTCTTGCTGTAATTAATGCTGTTCTTATAGGTGTTTGCTCTTGAGGATATTTTGATTGAATATTAGAGATAACTCTTAATAATTGTGCAAAAGGTCCTGATTGTAAAGCATTACTTGCATTTTTCTTTTCATACTCTAAAAAAGCTTCTAACCCTTGAGTTTTATAGATAATTTCTGATTCTTCTGAAAAGAGTACGGCATCACCATCAAATGCAATTTTAACTTGATTTGAATACTCATCTTCTTCATTTTTATAAGGCAAAATTCTTGCTGCTGCAATTCCTTCATTTATTGCATTTTGAACATCTAACTCATTAGCTGATAAAAATAAATCTACTTTAAAAGGCTTTAAATATTTTGCAATATCATTACCCCCACTCCAAGCAGATCTAGCTATATCTAAGCCATATTTTTCAATTGATTTTGTAATTCTTAATGAAGTTGCTGCATTATTTCTTGAAAGAATAATTACTTCAACTTGCTTATCATTTGGAAAATCTTCATTTATTTTTAGTAAATTTTTAACAAGTCTAAAACCTGTTCCTTTTTCAATAAGCTCATCCTCTTTTTCAATTTGATGTTTATAATATTCATCAAGTCCTTTTTTCTCAAAAATTTCATTCTCGTTTTCTAAATCAAATAAGGCTCTTGAAGAGATTGCTATTACTAATTTTTTTTCTAAATCATAACCCAAATAAAACTCCATTATTAATATCTTAAATAATTATACAAAAAAAGATATAATATTTGTGCTTAGGAGATAAGATGAAAAAGCTATATATAATAAGACATGCAAAATCTGATTGGTCAAATCCTAATTTAGATGATTTTGATAGACCTTTAAACAAAAGAGGTAAAAAAAATGCCCCTTTTATGGCTGATATTTTAAGACAAAAAAATGCTAATCCTGATTTAATAATTGCAAGTCCTGCTTATAGGACCAAAAAAACAGCAGAAATCATAAAAAAACACATTGCTTATAAGTCTCCTATTCTTTATGATGAACATCTTTATGAAGCCTCTTTAAAGACTATTCTCGAAGTTATAAATTTTATAGATGATGATTATGATACAGTTTTTTTAGTAGGTCATAATCCAGGTTTAAACATGCTTGGATTTTATTTAGTTGACTTTAATGAAAATATTCCAACTTGTGGAATATTAGAAATAGAATTTGATTGTGATAGCTGGCGAGAAGTAAATAAAAAAAGAGCAAAACTCCTCTCTTTTGATTATCCTAAAAAAAAGTATTAAAAAAATTTTACTATTTTT
This sequence is a window from Halarcobacter bivalviorum. Protein-coding genes within it:
- a CDS encoding DUF134 domain-containing protein, which codes for MAREKLQRKLELKPVSKYFGPKDFKATQDVILLHEELEAIHLMDSFCMYQEDAAKKMNVSRATFARIIKSARKKISLALITGSNIKVHEIKNEFHIAVCSNSNTELDYADATAKYIWIYFIKDYKLKSSNCINNPMYENEEEAACNVLPDILYDYKTNYFLLENIDYDLKISLIAKGIYPILQEEITEDKLVDIFQ
- the htpX gene encoding zinc metalloprotease HtpX — its product is MEQIKTVFLLTLLTVLFVFIGYSFGGSNGMLIAFLLAGGMNFYAYYYSDKQVLKHYNATPIEDSSHPVYRITQKLVQKANLPMPKVYLIPDHTPNAFATGRNHENAAVAVTMGLYEMLNEEELEGVIAHELSHIKHYDILIGTIAAVFAGAIAMIANMMQFGAMFGGNNRQGAHPIVMIIMAIILPLAASIIQMTVSRSREYMADEGAARMTKNPAGLQSALAKLENYARRGHEIHNATEQTAHMFIVNPFSGKKTSFGDFFRTHPTTEDRIARLEELKYEIQ
- a CDS encoding 5'-nucleotidase, whose protein sequence is MGYDLEKKLVIAISSRALFDLENENEIFEKKGLDEYYKHQIEKEDELIEKGTGFRLVKNLLKINEDFPNDKQVEVIILSRNNAATSLRITKSIEKYGLDIARSAWSGGNDIAKYLKPFKVDLFLSANELDVQNAINEGIAAARILPYKNEEDEYSNQVKIAFDGDAVLFSEESEIIYKTQGLEAFLEYEKKNASNALQSGPFAQLLRVISNIQSKYPQEQTPIRTALITARNSPAHERVIRTLSQWGVRLDESFFLGGVDKYEVVEAFGADIFFDDQDVHLESTSKKTPSAKVPYHDDSILKKI
- a CDS encoding SixA phosphatase family protein, whose amino-acid sequence is MKKLYIIRHAKSDWSNPNLDDFDRPLNKRGKKNAPFMADILRQKNANPDLIIASPAYRTKKTAEIIKKHIAYKSPILYDEHLYEASLKTILEVINFIDDDYDTVFLVGHNPGLNMLGFYLVDFNENIPTCGILEIEFDCDSWREVNKKRAKLLSFDYPKKKY